From Candidatus Atelocyanobacterium thalassa isolate ALOHA, a single genomic window includes:
- the accC gene encoding acetyl-CoA carboxylase biotin carboxylase subunit produces MQFSKILIANRGEIALRILHSCEELGIKTVAVHSTIDNQSLHVQLADESICIGPPSSSKSYLNIPNIISAALIHNATAIHPGYGFLSENARFAEICADHKIVFIGPSPEVIDAMGDKSTAKKTMQKAGVPTIPGSWGLLESKENALSIARDIGYPVIIKATAGGGGKGMRLVREESEFPRLFQIAQREAEAFFGNPSVYLEKFIENPRHIEFQILADSYGNVIHLGERDCSIQRRHQKLLEEAPSPFLTLQLRKKMGDAAIKAAKSINYVGAGTIEFLVDSQSNFYFMEMNTRIQVEHPITEMITGLDLITEQISIAQGEKLKLKQSDIVLKGHSIECRINAEDPNLNFRPHPGKISGYLPPGGPGVRMDSHIYTDYEVPPYYDSLIGKLIVWGPDRLTAIRRMKRALKECAITGVPTTIDFHKKVIEVPAFLAGETYTNFIEENIINN; encoded by the coding sequence ATGCAATTTTCCAAAATATTAATTGCCAACCGCGGGGAAATAGCTTTACGAATTTTACATAGCTGTGAAGAACTTGGTATTAAAACAGTAGCTGTTCATTCTACAATAGACAATCAATCACTTCATGTTCAATTAGCTGATGAAAGTATTTGTATTGGTCCACCTTCAAGTAGTAAAAGTTATTTAAATATTCCTAATATTATTTCAGCTGCCTTAATTCACAATGCCACAGCTATTCATCCTGGTTATGGATTTTTATCTGAAAATGCGAGATTTGCAGAAATCTGTGCTGATCATAAAATAGTATTTATTGGTCCTTCTCCTGAAGTTATTGACGCTATGGGAGATAAATCAACTGCAAAAAAAACAATGCAGAAAGCTGGGGTTCCAACTATACCTGGAAGCTGGGGATTGTTAGAGAGTAAAGAAAATGCGCTAAGTATTGCTCGCGATATCGGTTATCCTGTAATTATCAAAGCTACAGCAGGCGGTGGTGGAAAAGGAATGCGTTTGGTAAGAGAAGAAAGTGAATTTCCTAGACTATTTCAAATAGCACAAAGAGAGGCAGAAGCATTTTTTGGCAATCCCAGCGTTTATCTAGAAAAATTTATTGAAAATCCACGCCATATTGAGTTTCAAATTCTAGCAGATAGCTATGGAAACGTTATTCATTTAGGAGAAAGAGATTGTTCCATTCAACGTCGACATCAAAAACTGTTGGAAGAAGCTCCTAGTCCTTTTTTAACTCTCCAACTTAGGAAGAAGATGGGAGATGCAGCTATTAAAGCTGCAAAATCTATAAATTATGTTGGAGCTGGTACTATTGAGTTTTTAGTAGATAGTCAAAGCAATTTTTATTTTATGGAAATGAATACCCGTATTCAAGTAGAACATCCGATAACAGAAATGATTACAGGATTAGACTTGATTACGGAGCAAATTTCTATTGCTCAGGGAGAAAAGTTAAAACTGAAGCAGAGCGATATTGTATTAAAAGGTCATTCGATAGAATGCCGTATTAATGCTGAAGATCCGAACTTAAATTTTCGTCCTCATCCTGGTAAGATAAGCGGATATCTTCCTCCTGGAGGGCCAGGGGTTAGAATGGACTCTCATATCTATACTGATTATGAAGTTCCTCCATATTATGATTCTTTAATCGGAAAATTGATCGTTTGGGGACCAGATCGTCTAACTGCTATTAGAAGAATGAAAAGAGCATTAAAAGAATGTGCTATTACTGGAGTACCAACCACAATTGACTTTCATAAAAAAGTAATAGAAGTGCCAGCGTTTCTAGCAGGAGAAACATATACTAACTTTATTGAAGAAAATATAATCAATAATTAA